A window of the Thalassospira sp. TSL5-1 genome harbors these coding sequences:
- a CDS encoding methyl-accepting chemotaxis protein yields the protein MALLSSWKRMGIRKRFMVTSAFGVTAVMVIALILIAMTERHAMDAKLRQLSDNELTSLHALIVNVMAARIEDSEDIGIRVFNNWFDSRNKDYPGELWSVWAPKTLTYMEENGEKPLKLPRDAIDQEAIETGKLVGRYTDEGTYRMSMPIVLGVTEGANQEVCFTCHNGLMNEEKGDVIAVLSSSLSVAPEEHKTNTILAGIAIGGIVVAILTVIGIRALLSNIVINPLSQLGGVMRDLANGRTDLDITGTQRKDEIGAMARSVEVFKTNAIAKERMEREQKAAQEQRERRMIRLEALIGDFEKIIATIVASVSESASKMQTTARELVGAADRASKNATTVAAASEEATTNVRTVSGAADHLTASITQIGEKAHQSTEITAEASQEADISSRTVAGLSEAAGKIGEIVSLINDIAGQTNLLALNATIEAARAGEAGKGFAVVAAEVKNLANQTARATEDISEQINAIQNETGKTVKSIEDISDVILRITDITNTISEAVREQADATGEIARNVEQAAIGTQEVTRNIERVSHTVAETDQSAHSVLQVAEELGTLSQNLRAEVDRFLEGIRKA from the coding sequence ATGGCGCTTTTATCCAGTTGGAAACGGATGGGTATCCGAAAACGGTTTATGGTGACATCTGCCTTTGGTGTTACCGCCGTCATGGTGATTGCCCTTATCCTGATTGCCATGACTGAACGCCACGCAATGGATGCAAAGCTGCGCCAGCTCAGTGATAACGAACTGACGTCGCTTCATGCCCTGATCGTCAATGTCATGGCGGCCCGGATTGAAGATTCCGAAGATATCGGCATTCGCGTATTCAATAACTGGTTTGACAGCCGGAACAAGGATTACCCTGGCGAACTATGGTCGGTCTGGGCACCCAAAACCCTGACCTATATGGAGGAAAATGGCGAAAAACCCCTAAAACTGCCGCGTGACGCCATTGACCAGGAAGCCATCGAAACCGGCAAACTTGTGGGCCGCTATACCGACGAAGGCACCTATCGCATGTCAATGCCCATTGTGCTGGGTGTGACCGAAGGGGCCAATCAGGAAGTGTGCTTTACCTGCCATAACGGGTTGATGAACGAAGAAAAAGGCGACGTCATTGCCGTTCTGTCCTCCAGCCTGTCAGTCGCCCCGGAGGAACATAAAACCAATACCATTCTGGCCGGTATTGCGATTGGCGGTATTGTCGTTGCAATCCTGACTGTGATCGGCATTCGCGCCCTGCTTTCAAACATCGTGATTAATCCTCTGTCTCAATTGGGCGGTGTGATGCGCGATCTGGCCAATGGCAGAACCGACCTGGATATTACCGGAACACAGCGCAAAGATGAAATCGGCGCGATGGCCCGCTCGGTCGAGGTATTTAAAACCAATGCCATTGCCAAGGAACGGATGGAACGGGAACAAAAAGCCGCCCAGGAACAGCGCGAACGCCGTATGATCCGGCTGGAAGCCCTGATTGGCGATTTTGAAAAAATCATCGCAACCATTGTCGCGTCGGTTTCCGAATCTGCCAGCAAAATGCAAACGACCGCCCGTGAACTGGTGGGGGCGGCCGACCGGGCCAGCAAAAACGCCACAACGGTCGCCGCGGCCTCTGAAGAAGCCACAACCAATGTGCGCACGGTTTCCGGCGCAGCAGACCATTTAACCGCCTCGATCACGCAAATTGGCGAAAAGGCCCATCAATCCACCGAGATTACGGCCGAGGCATCGCAGGAAGCCGATATTTCCAGCCGCACGGTAGCGGGCCTGTCCGAAGCGGCGGGTAAAATTGGCGAAATCGTCAGCCTGATTAACGATATTGCCGGTCAGACCAACCTTTTGGCCCTGAATGCCACCATCGAGGCTGCCCGGGCGGGGGAAGCCGGCAAAGGCTTTGCCGTGGTTGCAGCCGAGGTCAAAAACCTCGCCAATCAGACGGCACGCGCGACCGAGGATATTTCCGAGCAGATCAACGCCATTCAAAATGAAACCGGCAAGACCGTTAAATCGATCGAGGATATTTCCGACGTCATCCTGCGCATTACCGATATTACCAACACCATTTCCGAAGCCGTGCGCGAACAGGCCGACGCCACCGGGGAAATTGCCCGTAACGTGGAACAGGCCGCCATCGGCACCCAGGAAGTCACCCGTAATATTGAACGTGTCAGCCACACAGTTGCCGAAACCGACCAGTCTGCACATTCGGTTTTGCAGGTTGCCGAGGAACTGGGCACGCTTTCGCAAAATCTGCGGGCCGAGGTAGACCGGTTCCTGGAAGGAATCCGCAAGGCCTAA
- a CDS encoding adenine phosphoribosyltransferase, protein MSIKSLIRTIPDYPKKGIMFRDITTLFSDAEGLREVVDTLAGEFQDQNIDVIAGIEARGFIVGPAVALALGVGFVPVRKKGKLPAKTVSVEYDLEYGSDIIEIHVDAIKPGQRVLILDDLIATGGTALAAIELVKKAGGIPVCCGFIIDLPDLGGADRIRAAGIPVFNMVEFEGD, encoded by the coding sequence ATGTCGATTAAATCGCTGATTCGCACAATTCCCGACTATCCCAAGAAGGGGATCATGTTTCGCGATATCACAACCCTGTTTAGCGATGCCGAAGGGTTGCGCGAGGTTGTTGATACCCTGGCTGGTGAATTTCAGGATCAGAATATCGATGTGATTGCCGGGATCGAGGCACGCGGTTTTATTGTTGGCCCCGCAGTCGCACTGGCGCTTGGCGTCGGGTTTGTACCGGTACGCAAAAAGGGCAAATTGCCCGCCAAAACCGTATCGGTCGAATATGACCTTGAATATGGTTCGGATATTATTGAAATACATGTCGATGCCATCAAGCCGGGCCAGCGTGTTTTGATCCTGGATGACCTGATTGCAACGGGCGGCACCGCACTTGCGGCCATTGAACTGGTGAAAAAGGCGGGCGGCATTCCGGTATGTTGCGGCTTTATCATTGATCTGCCCGATCTTGGCGGTGCAGACCGCATTCGCGCGGCGGGTATTCCAGTTTTCAATATGGTTGAATTTGAAGGCGATTGA
- a CDS encoding flagellar motor protein MotB, with translation MTRRRKSPLAENKKPEEISEDWLATYADAITLLMAFFIMLVSFSKIELPVFEKIQAGIAQNLGKRSVVRPTEILETDLKDVVFNLALDKSVHVSTDDEGILMELANGSFFQPGSADLTRDAVLFLKDVGDLLKQPRYMGFQIEVKGHTDDTPISTPRFPSNWELAAGRAIAVVRFFGALGVDPQSDRMRAISYGDTMPKLPNEDDAGNPIPENQEANRRVEIRIFPKFSR, from the coding sequence ATGACCCGGCGTCGCAAATCACCCCTCGCGGAAAACAAAAAACCAGAGGAAATCAGCGAAGACTGGCTGGCGACCTATGCCGATGCCATTACGCTGTTGATGGCGTTTTTCATCATGCTGGTCAGTTTTTCTAAAATCGAATTGCCGGTCTTTGAAAAAATCCAGGCCGGTATTGCGCAAAATCTTGGCAAGCGCAGCGTTGTGCGCCCCACCGAAATTCTGGAAACCGACCTTAAGGACGTTGTCTTTAACCTGGCACTGGATAAATCGGTTCATGTCAGCACGGATGACGAAGGCATTTTGATGGAACTGGCAAACGGGTCCTTTTTTCAGCCTGGCTCGGCCGATTTAACCCGCGATGCCGTGCTGTTTTTAAAGGATGTTGGCGATCTTTTGAAACAACCCCGCTATATGGGGTTCCAGATCGAGGTGAAAGGCCATACCGACGACACCCCGATCAGCACTCCGCGATTTCCCTCCAACTGGGAACTGGCCGCGGGGCGTGCCATTGCGGTTGTCCGTTTCTTTGGTGCGTTAGGCGTTGACCCGCAATCCGACCGGATGCGCGCCATTTCCTATGGCGACACCATGCCCAAACTACCCAACGAAGATGACGCGGGCAACCCGATCCCCGAAAACCAGGAAGCCAACCGGCGGGTGGAAATACGTATATTCCCGAAATTTTCACGCTAA
- a CDS encoding motility protein A — translation MSLTTILGILAGIGLFVTSIYISTDNYVVFLSLSSVLMVLGGTFAATFIAYETRYVFQAIKLIFKIFRAPSMGRGQLTGEVGRVVKWGYLMQKKGINALEQEITRLDKEEPFLGWAMEIVITGYNGDDVADMLFNAIESAYNRAVIPVDILRSMAGAAPAFGMIGTLVGLVIMLDKMGDDPTSLGAGLAIALITTLYGIVAARFFFIPAASKIQQREEIMKFRNSLIAEGLIMLADRKGPRAIQDRMNSFLDPKIHFNMDKAPQ, via the coding sequence ATGTCGCTGACAACGATTTTGGGGATTTTGGCCGGTATCGGCCTGTTTGTTACGTCGATTTATATTTCGACTGACAATTATGTCGTATTTCTCAGCCTATCAAGCGTGTTGATGGTGCTGGGAGGGACGTTCGCAGCCACCTTCATTGCTTATGAAACAAGGTATGTTTTTCAGGCAATCAAGTTGATTTTTAAAATTTTTCGCGCCCCGAGCATGGGTCGCGGACAATTAACCGGCGAAGTCGGCCGTGTCGTCAAATGGGGCTACCTGATGCAAAAAAAGGGCATTAACGCCCTTGAACAGGAAATCACCCGTCTTGATAAAGAAGAGCCGTTTCTCGGCTGGGCAATGGAAATTGTCATTACCGGCTATAACGGGGATGATGTCGCCGATATGCTGTTTAATGCCATTGAAAGTGCCTATAACCGCGCCGTCATACCCGTGGACATTTTGCGCAGCATGGCAGGGGCTGCCCCGGCCTTTGGCATGATCGGTACACTGGTTGGTCTGGTGATTATGCTTGATAAAATGGGCGATGACCCCACCTCGCTAGGTGCAGGCCTCGCCATTGCCTTGATCACGACCCTGTATGGCATTGTCGCGGCACGGTTCTTTTTCATTCCCGCCGCCAGCAAAATCCAGCAGCGCGAAGAAATCATGAAATTTCGCAATTCGCTGATTGCGGAAGGGTTGATCATGCTGGCCGACCGAAAAGGCCCGCGTGCCATTCAGGACCGGATGAACTCGTTTCTGGACCCGAAGATCCATTTCAACATGGACAAGGCCCCGCAATAA
- a CDS encoding Panacea domain-containing protein, which translates to MKQKPVLYSVYDVALRLIDHALNDNEYLQPQKLHRLLYLAQGYFGASYHGAMLMPALFVAEEAGPIEPNLYVLMEETRPDVRLKAINDKTRHFIESVWRQFGHHSVDHLNASIRNHAPYQEAWRAGPGTLISFEEMVRFYTAVRKSATTPEAEDVVRPRVMRSHKGKPVATTDWRPRRLK; encoded by the coding sequence ATGAAACAAAAACCGGTTCTTTATTCGGTATATGATGTGGCGTTGCGGTTGATCGATCATGCGCTGAATGACAATGAATATCTTCAGCCGCAAAAACTGCACCGGTTGCTGTATCTGGCACAGGGATATTTTGGTGCATCCTATCATGGGGCCATGCTGATGCCGGCCCTTTTTGTGGCCGAAGAAGCCGGGCCAATTGAACCCAACCTTTATGTTCTGATGGAAGAAACCCGCCCGGATGTGCGCCTGAAAGCCATCAATGACAAAACCCGCCATTTTATCGAAAGCGTCTGGCGTCAGTTCGGGCATCATTCTGTGGATCATCTGAATGCCTCGATCCGCAATCACGCCCCCTATCAGGAGGCCTGGCGTGCAGGCCCCGGAACACTGATTTCGTTTGAGGAAATGGTCCGTTTTTATACGGCCGTGCGCAAATCGGCGACAACCCCCGAGGCCGAGGATGTGGTGCGCCCGCGCGTCATGCGTTCGCACAAGGGCAAACCCGTTGCCACCACCGACTGGCGGCCGCGCCGCCTTAAATAA